The sequence ATGGGCTCTGCCAAACATTCGCGAATCTCAACGGAATTGATGCGCTTTGTCACCGGCAATCCGGCCACTTGGTCCCTTCCGCGCACTTCCATTTCCAGCTCATTTCCCCCTAATGGGTAAGCTGAACCGATAGTGATTTTGATTTCTTCTGCAGTACGGGGGCCGATCATCAAGTTATACGTGCGGCGCATGTAATTGATGATGCATTCGTCAAATTCATCTCCGGCAATGCGCAAGGAGCGTGATTCGACAATACCTCCCAAAGACAAGATGGCAATCTCTGTCGTTCCACCACCGATATCAATGATCATACTGGCGCAAGCTTCATGAACGGGAAGATCTACTCCAATGGCTGCTGCCATGGGTTCTTCAATCAAAAAAACTTCTTGAGCTCCTGCATGCAAGGCCGAATCTTCCACGGCTCTTTTCTCCACTCCTGTAATACCCGAAGGGACTGCAATGAGAATTTTTGGTCTGAACAGACTGCGAGCAGGCGTTACCCGTCGAATTAAAGCCTTTAACATCCCTTCTGCTATTTCAAAATCGGCAATAACGCCGTCCTTCATTGGACGGACAGCATGGATCTTGCGCGGCGTCTTGCCCAGCATAGCCTTGGCTTTATGCCCGACAGCCAGAACTTCATTGGTCATTGAATCCACGGCAACAACTGAAGGTTCGGCTAAGACAATTCCTTTTCCCCTGACAAAGACCAGCGTATTGGCTGTCCCCAAGTCAATTCCAATATC comes from Candidatus Protochlamydia phocaeensis and encodes:
- a CDS encoding rod shape-determining protein, whose product is MSKKNQTSFKGVVNQLYRSAFGQLNKFRGVFSNDIGIDLGTANTLVFVRGKGIVLAEPSVVAVDSMTNEVLAVGHKAKAMLGKTPRKIHAVRPMKDGVIADFEIAEGMLKALIRRVTPARSLFRPKILIAVPSGITGVEKRAVEDSALHAGAQEVFLIEEPMAAAIGVDLPVHEACASMIIDIGGGTTEIAILSLGGIVESRSLRIAGDEFDECIINYMRRTYNLMIGPRTAEEIKITIGSAYPLGGNELEMEVRGRDQVAGLPVTKRINSVEIRECLAEPIQQVIESVKLTLEKCPPELAADLVERGMVLAGGGALIKGLDKALIKETGLPVIVAPNPLLAVCLGTGKALEYLDKFKKRKAL